GAGAAGATTAATTATTTCAGCAAAAATAACAATTTAATAATTAAGAGTACATTTATTTAAGCCCAAAAACCGGCCGATATCAAGCTATTTGGGGCGAGTTATATTCGGTTTTGCCCCATACTCGGGGATAATCTGCGTATCGTTTTCATCTTTCTGCAAGCGCTTTTGCCCATCACTTACCCAGTTCTCGCCATTTGCATCAACAATAGGGATTTTCTGGGCATAAGCGATTGTATTTGCCACAGTGACGCCTATTCGCAAACCAGTAAATGAGCCGGGGCCTTTAAAGGCGACTATGCCAGATAGATCCTTCCACTCTAAGTTATGTTTTTTCAGCAGATCCTTAATGCGGTCTAGGAGGGTATCAGCTAGTTGCCGGCCGGCCTCCCACTTCTCTACATCGATTTCTTTTTGACCGTCGAACAAACCGACTTGTGCCTCGCTCCTATCAGTGCGTATAACTAAAATCACTTTTTTAACCCTTCTATGATGTAGTTTAGCTTTGAGCTCAGTGCCTCAACTATTATTCCCCTCTCGTCCTCTGCCTTACCGGGTTCCAGGTGGATTCTAACCCGTTCCTGCGGTAGGCCGGCACCGCTGTGCTGCCCCCATTCCACGGCCACGATTGATCTTGAATCACCCAGCACCTCGGCCAGCTCCATATCTACAATGTCTCCGGCACCAAGACGGTAGAAATCGAAGTGATGGAACTCTAGATTATCCCGTACCTTATATACGCGACTAATAGTAAAGGTCGGGCTGGGAACGCTTTCTGCGTACCCCAATCCGCGTAGCACACCGCGGATGAGCGTGGTTTTGCCGCCGCCGAGATCGCTGGCCAGTTCTAATACCTCTCCGCCGCGTAATAAGGAGCCTAGTTTAGCCCCGAGCTTTTCCGTGGCCGCGGAGCTTGTGGTAGATGTTTTGTATGTCGTAGCGGAATTCATAAATCGCGTATCCGAGTGTTAATGTAATCAGTATACCAATCAACCAGTCGGCCGGTTTAAAATTAGCTGCTTTTGGGCGCTGGGCCGGAGCAGCCGAGGCAACTTTGGCTTTAGAAGTTTTAGAAGCTTTAACTGCTTTGGCAGATTTTGCCTTACTGGCTTTGGTTTTGGCTTTGGCAGACGCCTTTTTGGTGGCTTTGGGCTTTTCCGCTTTGGCTTTGTCTGCTACCAGCGGCGCTACCAGCACGTTCGCCTGTGCGGGTGTGGTCTGCAGCGTCCACTGCCACGCACCTGCAACCAATGCCCACGCCAACCCCGGCTCGGCAGCGGGGTAAGCATCGGCTTGGCCGACTATCTTGCCGGAAGGATCTAGCAGCTGGGCGGTGCCGCCGGTATTCACCAGGCTTAAGCCGGTATCTTTGGCATATACGACCACATATTCACCGGGGTTGATGATTATTTCGGGCAGGGTGTAAGAGTCATGCAGGCCAGTACCGGATTTCAGCACATAGCCCTCTAGGCTTACCGGTTCGCTATTTGAGTTGTATAGCTCAATAAACTCATCCTCACTATCTGTCAGCGGTGTCTGGGGATCGACTAAAAGCTCTGTAATACTAACTGGTAGATAGTCTGGGCTCGGTGTAGGCTCTTCAGATTCTTCTGGGGCGGGATTTTCTGGCGATTCATCACCCTGAATATCGGCAGGCTCAGAAGTTGCCGATGTGCTTTGCGGTTGAGGAGACAAGCGCAATACAAAATCGTTGGCATTATCATCGGTGTCGGTGCCGTTGCCGGCTAGCTCTCTGATGAGGCCCGGCAGCCTTTCCAAGCTTTGACCCGCAGCCGGGGCGCTGGCCGGTGCTGTCTCGGGCGCGTTAGCGGTTACGCCATAACCCAACTTGTCTATTGCCGCCCCGTTGCTGTTAACAATCCGCACATGCCCAGCGGTAGCCGAAAAGCCAACTGAAAGCTGCGCGTCGGCTGGGGGCAGATAATCGGCCGAGGCAATCAAATAAAAGCCGTGGGCCTTAATGGTGCCTGTAAGTGTAGCCTTGGTGCTCCAAGACGTATCAGTATCGGCCGAGGCAGCTGATTTGTACTCCAACTTCCACCCATCCACATCAATATCCGAGTCGGTAGGGTTATATAGCTCAGCGAACTCCTCCCCAGAGCTGGCTGAGGTGCCAGTCTGCAACTCGCTTATTACTAAATGTTCCGCACTGGCTAGTGCCACACCTCCGAAACCGGCTACTGCTATGATGATTGATGCAAAAATTCGTAAAAACAAAAGAGGGCTCCACTTAGTGATACCCTCTTGAATATTTGTTAGTTTATAGAAAATGCTTAACTTCCGTCAAGTTTAAGATTAAAGCCGGCTTTTATATTCATAAAATCTGCGAATACAGCGTAACCGCTTATATTGCGCTTATGCTATAATTTAGTGCGTAAACGGGGTGAGTTTCTAATATGCGTATCTCGACAGCGGAGCTTAAACGCCTGCTGATAGAAAACAAGGTTAAACCTGAGGTTATTAAAGAAGCCGAAGAAGCTCATGAGCAGACCGGTGAGCCTCTGCTAGCGGCTGTGCTTAAACGTAAAATAATATCTGAAAAACAGCTTCTGGAACTGTATGCCAAAAGCATTGAGGTCCCTTACGTGGAGCTGAAAGACCAAAAAATCCCGCGTGATATTCTGACCAAAATTCCCGAACGTATTGCCCGCAAATACCAAGCAGTATTATTCGGCAAGGAGGGTTCGCAACTACTCTTGGCTATGGCCGACCCGGAAGATTTCCAAGCCGCTGACTTTATCTCCAAACAGATCGGGCTGGACGTTAAAATTCACTTGGCTGCTCTGACCGATATTATGGCACTCATAGATCAATACAAAGGCAATATCTCCAGTGAAATCACCAAAGCCATTAAGGACTCTTCGACAGAAGAGGAAAACCAACAGGAAGTCAGCGCCAAAGATTTGGCCGAAGATGCTCCAATCGCCAAAACCGTCAATATTATTCTAGAATATGCTATTAAATCTAGGGCTTCAGACATCCACATCGAACCAAGGGAAAGCCTTGTGCAAATCCGCTACCGAATAGATGGTGTGCTGCGCGAAACCATGACCCTACCTCGGCCAATTCTGCCGGCGGTTGTCTCGCGCATTAAGATTCTCTCAAACCTCAAGATCGACGAGCATCGCGTGCCGCAAGACGGACGCTTTAAATTCGTAATGGGTTCAAAAACGGTTGCCCTGCGTGTTTCCACACTGCCGGTGATGGACGGCGAAAAGGTAGTAATGCGTCTGCTCGATGAATCGGCCAAAGCTTTGACCTTAGAAGAGCTGGGCATAGAAGGCAAGGGTTTTGCCATTATTAACGCGAGCCTTAAAAAACCACACGGAATGGTACTGGTAACCGGCCCGACAGGCTCAGGTAAATCGACTACACTCTACAGTATTCTAACCACCATGAATACTCCCGGAGTGAATATTTCTACGGTGGAAGATCCGGTAGAATATCGTATTCCCGGTGTTAATCAAACGCAAGTAAATACTAAAACCGGCATGACCTTTGCCACCGGCCTTAGATCTCTCTTGCGCCAGGACCCGAACATTATCATGGTCGGTGAGATTCGCGATAAAGAGACTGCCGATCTAGCGGTGCAGGCTGCCCTGACCGGACACGTTGTGCTCTCTACCCTACACACCAATAATGCCGCCACTACCCTGCCCCGCCTGCTAGATATGAAAATCGAGCCCTTTTTAATCGCCTCTACTGTTAATACCGTTATCGGGCAGCGTTTGGTACGCAAGCTTTGCCACAACTGTCGCATCAGTTATGTGCCGGAGGGCGCCGCTCTTGAAGATATTAAGAGCGACTTTCAGGTAGAAGGTGCCTTAAAGCGCTTCCATGAACAGCACGCGGCGGCTCAAAAGCAGATTGAAGACCTTAAAAAGAAAAAGAGGACAGACGGCTCTGGTAAAGAGATTATGCAAAAAATCTCTTCCGATCCGAACATAGTTGACCACACTAAAGAAGATATTATGGACGATAAGCCCAATACAGCAGCCGCCAAAGTCGAACCGGCAGTACCCAAAACATTAAAAGACGGCGAGTTTGAACTATACAAATCCGGCAAAGGATGTGAGGAATGCGGCGGCAACGGCTATATAGGCCGAATGGGTATTTACGAGGTGCTAGGTGTAGATGAAAAAATTGGCCAGCTGATTGTGAACCACGCTACTAGCGAAGAGATCCAGAGTGCCGCTATTGAGGCCGGTATGCTGACTATGCAGCAAGACGGTTTCTTAAAAGCCCTGAGAGGTATGACGACAATCGAAGAAGTGCTAAGGGTCACAAAGGAGTAGTATGGCTACATTTGCCTACACAGCTAAAGACAAGAAAGGTGAGCTTAAAAAGGGTACCCTGATAGCTGCCGATCAATCCTCAGCTGCTGCTAACTTAATCGATAAGGGGCTAACTCCGATCCTGGTAAAAGAAGAGGTTGCAAAGACCGCCTCCGGGCTTAATTTGCGCCTACCGTTCGGTTCTAGAATAAAGCTGGTAGAAAAAGTCATATTCTCGCGGCAGTTTGCCACCATGATTAATGCCGGTGTGCCGATTGTGCAATCGCTGGCAATCCTCGAAAAGCAGACTACTAGTCGTAAGTTCAAGGCCGCAATTGGCGACACGGCAAAAAAGGTGGAGGGCGGCTCGACACTATCGGCGGCTCTGGCGGCCCACCCGGATGTGTTTTCTCCGGTTTACGTCAATATGGTTAAAGCCGGGGAATCGGGCGGACTGCTCGACCAAGTGCTTGATAGACTAGCTACCCAGCAGGAAAAAGATGCCGAAATTGTCGGCAAAGTCCGCGGCGCTATGATCTACCCCGCCGTTATTACATCGGTTACAGTTGCTGCCTTTTTTTTCTTAATGGTGGTGATTGTGCCAAAACTGTCCGCCATCTTCGAAGGATTAGGCGGCGAACTGCCAATCTACACCAAAATTATGCTATTAATCAGCAGCAGCCTGATAAACTACGGCCTATTTCTACTGGCTGGGCTGGTTGTCATGGTAGTTTTGTTTATACGCTTCGTTCGCACCCCAAGCGGCAAGCGAGTTTTTGACCGCTTCCTGCTGCGCCTGCCGATTTTCGGGCAGATTATCGTGAAAGTGAATATAGCGCGGTTTGCCAGGACTTTCGGCTCACTGATGAGCTCGGGGCTATCTGTCTTGGATGCCCTGCAGTCCACAGCCACCGCCTTAAACAACACAGTCTTTCAGGATGGCCTTAAAGAGGTTGCCAAAGAGGTTAAGGCCGGCAAGCCGATATCGGAAACGATTGCTAAAAATGAGGTTTTTCCCCCGATTGTCGCCCAGATGCTGGCCGTCGGCGAAGAAACCGGCCAGCTTGATTCCATATTAATTAAGCTGGCGGAATTTTACGAAAAAGAAGTAGATGCCGTAATAGCCGGCTTGACCTCTATTATTGAACCGATTCTAATTCTAGTCTTGGGCGGCATGGTCGGATTCATCGTCATCTCGGTCTTCGGGCCGCTCTCATCTTTGAATGAAGCAATATAGCACCAGTCAGCTCAGGTGAATCGCTTGACTATTTAAGCATAAGCCTTTTATAATGAACTTAAGTAAAGCTTTGGCTTTGAACTTATTAATACTAGGAGGTAAGCACTCGAATGAAAAAACTATTAAGAAAACAAGGCGGTTTCACTCTGCTTGAATTGCTGATTGTGATCGTCATCATTGGTATTCTGGCGGTTCTGATTATTCCGAACCTAACCAGTGGCCCTAAGCGCGCCCGTGACTCGCAACGTAAAAGCGATTTGCGTAACGTAAAAACCGCGCTTGAGACGTACTACAACGATTACAGCGCCTACCCAAGCGGCGATTACAACGGTCTGGAAAGTAAGCTAGAGACGGATTACATTAAGGATCTGCCCAAAGATCCTAAGAACAGTGGAACCCTAATCTATACCTATACGCCTAGCGGCTGTACCGGAACTACCTGTACAGGGTATGAGCTAAAGGCTCACTTCGAAAACGCCAAAGATGGCCAAGCCGATGCTAATGGTGACTACACGATTTCAAGCGCCAACTAAACCTTAAGTAGTTAAAAAAACGGCCCTGCAAGGGGCCGTTTTTTTGTGGTTGTAAAACGCTTAAGCTATAATGGTTCTAGATGAAACGGCGGATAAAAAACCAGCACGGACTTACGCTGATTGAGCTGATAGTTACAGCCTCTTTTGTGGCAGCAGCAGCCATAGCTGTAGCAGAAATATTCATAACTGTGGGGAATCTGACAAGACAGGCTCGCAATATTTCTTCGGCTACCGCAACTGCCCAAGAAAAGATCGAGGTTTACCGCGATGCCGGCTACGCCTCTATACCCACCGGAAGCAGTGATTTTACTAGCACGCTACCCACCGGACTGGGTTCGCCGAAATCCGGAACTGCTGTGGTCGTTGAAGCGCCACCAGGCTTAAAGAGGGTCGATATTTTAATCACATATACTGAAGGTAAAAAGGCTAAGAAAGTACAGGTAACAACCTATATTACCCAACGAGGAATAAACAGGTGAGCCGGCTTTTCTGTTTAAAGAGCCAGCGGGGCACAAGCATGCTAGAGCTCTTAATAGGTACCGTCATAGTCGGTATTATGGCAGTGGTATTATCTGATTTCTATGTTAACAGACTGATCGATTACGCCCGTTCTGAAACCCTACTGATCTTGCAAGCTAACACCAAGCAAGCACTGGAAACCGCCTCCCGGGATCTGCGGGCAGCTAGCTCTATAGAAGCCGTCAACCAATGGGCCGACCCTAACGGACCGAGCGGTAACCCTTTCGGCTGGTCATCCAACAATGCCTCCCCTTCCGTTTTGGTGCTGGCGGTGCCGGCACACGATACAAATGGCGAACTGATTTTCGCCGATCCGGCACATACCGTATTAAAAACTAATGATGTAATCTACTTTGTCGATGGCGCCAAAAAAACCCTCTACCGCCGGACCTTGGCAAACCCAGACCCAGGCAATGCAGCTAAAACCACTTGCCCGCCGGCTGTGGCTAGTGCCGCCTGCCCGGCAGACGCGAAAGTGATTGAAGATGTCGCCAATATTACCGCTGCCTACTTTGATGTTAATAACACCCCTATCGTAACCCCCTCTCTGGCTCATTCGGTTGGTATGACTTTAACCCAAAAACGAACCAGGTTCGGACGTGAATACCAGAATAGCTTAACTAGCCGTACAACGCTGAGGAATAAATAATGAAGCTACTTAAACAACAAAAAGGCATAATTATAGTCGGTGCCTTTATTATCACCTTTTTCTTCATCGTCTCCTCGCTGGCTATAGCTGAGTTCAGTGTTAGCCATTACAGCAGTGCTCGGCGTACGCTTATTGCTACCAGTGCCCTGCAGGCGGCCGAAGCCGGGGCCGACAACTTTATGTACAACATCAACAAAGACCATAACTATAAAGGTACGAACAACGCGCTGCCAATCACTACCGATTCCTGCGATCCTTCATTTACAGTCACGCCAATCACGATTGCTGACAATACAACCCAAGGAAAGGTAACATACGAAAGTTGTGTAAAAAATGGCTCTATTGCTAATGAGAAGGTGGTTCTGGCCACCGGTAAAGTCTACTATCCGCAGACTGCCGCCCAACCGATTGTAACCCGTAAGGTAAAGCTGGTCCTTGGTGCTGTAATCGGGAATCCGTATGCCGTACAAACCGGTGCCGGCGGACTGACCATGAGCAACACGGCGGTAGTCGGAAGCGGCGAAGTCTACTTGAACGGAAGGCTGAAAATGAGCAATACCGCCCAAATCGGTACGGCTGCCACCCCGGCAACTGTCCATGTAGCCAATAATGCCTGCCCGCGGCCGGCCAACGCCCTCTACCCCTTAGCCTGCCTCGCAAACCAAGACGGTTATATTGGCGCTACTAATCAAAATGATGCGATTTGTATGACTAATAGGGCAAAAATCTGGGGAAATGTGCACGTAAATCTGCAAGGCACCAACTGTGATATTGATGCTTCGGGCACGGTTTCTGCCGGAGCTGCAACTGTGCCTCTGCCTGCAGACAACAGGCCGACATTAACGCCTATCAATTACCCCGTTATAAAAGAGCGGGTCGATAACGGCGATTGCCCGGTGGGGTCACCGGTT
The sequence above is drawn from the Candidatus Dormiibacterota bacterium genome and encodes:
- the tsaB gene encoding tRNA (adenosine(37)-N6)-threonylcarbamoyltransferase complex dimerization subunit type 1 TsaB; amino-acid sequence: MILVIRTDRSEAQVGLFDGQKEIDVEKWEAGRQLADTLLDRIKDLLKKHNLEWKDLSGIVAFKGPGSFTGLRIGVTVANTIAYAQKIPIVDANGENWVSDGQKRLQKDENDTQIIPEYGAKPNITRPK
- the tsaE gene encoding tRNA (adenosine(37)-N6)-threonylcarbamoyltransferase complex ATPase subunit type 1 TsaE, producing the protein MNSATTYKTSTTSSAATEKLGAKLGSLLRGGEVLELASDLGGGKTTLIRGVLRGLGYAESVPSPTFTISRVYKVRDNLEFHHFDFYRLGAGDIVDMELAEVLGDSRSIVAVEWGQHSGAGLPQERVRIHLEPGKAEDERGIIVEALSSKLNYIIEGLKK
- a CDS encoding lamin tail domain-containing protein, producing the protein MFLRIFASIIIAVAGFGGVALASAEHLVISELQTGTSASSGEEFAELYNPTDSDIDVDGWKLEYKSAASADTDTSWSTKATLTGTIKAHGFYLIASADYLPPADAQLSVGFSATAGHVRIVNSNGAAIDKLGYGVTANAPETAPASAPAAGQSLERLPGLIRELAGNGTDTDDNANDFVLRLSPQPQSTSATSEPADIQGDESPENPAPEESEEPTPSPDYLPVSITELLVDPQTPLTDSEDEFIELYNSNSEPVSLEGYVLKSGTGLHDSYTLPEIIINPGEYVVVYAKDTGLSLVNTGGTAQLLDPSGKIVGQADAYPAAEPGLAWALVAGAWQWTLQTTPAQANVLVAPLVADKAKAEKPKATKKASAKAKTKASKAKSAKAVKASKTSKAKVASAAPAQRPKAANFKPADWLIGILITLTLGYAIYEFRYDIQNIYHKLRGHGKARG
- a CDS encoding ATPase, T2SS/T4P/T4SS family, which codes for MRISTAELKRLLIENKVKPEVIKEAEEAHEQTGEPLLAAVLKRKIISEKQLLELYAKSIEVPYVELKDQKIPRDILTKIPERIARKYQAVLFGKEGSQLLLAMADPEDFQAADFISKQIGLDVKIHLAALTDIMALIDQYKGNISSEITKAIKDSSTEEENQQEVSAKDLAEDAPIAKTVNIILEYAIKSRASDIHIEPRESLVQIRYRIDGVLRETMTLPRPILPAVVSRIKILSNLKIDEHRVPQDGRFKFVMGSKTVALRVSTLPVMDGEKVVMRLLDESAKALTLEELGIEGKGFAIINASLKKPHGMVLVTGPTGSGKSTTLYSILTTMNTPGVNISTVEDPVEYRIPGVNQTQVNTKTGMTFATGLRSLLRQDPNIIMVGEIRDKETADLAVQAALTGHVVLSTLHTNNAATTLPRLLDMKIEPFLIASTVNTVIGQRLVRKLCHNCRISYVPEGAALEDIKSDFQVEGALKRFHEQHAAAQKQIEDLKKKKRTDGSGKEIMQKISSDPNIVDHTKEDIMDDKPNTAAAKVEPAVPKTLKDGEFELYKSGKGCEECGGNGYIGRMGIYEVLGVDEKIGQLIVNHATSEEIQSAAIEAGMLTMQQDGFLKALRGMTTIEEVLRVTKE
- a CDS encoding type II secretion system F family protein, whose amino-acid sequence is MATFAYTAKDKKGELKKGTLIAADQSSAAANLIDKGLTPILVKEEVAKTASGLNLRLPFGSRIKLVEKVIFSRQFATMINAGVPIVQSLAILEKQTTSRKFKAAIGDTAKKVEGGSTLSAALAAHPDVFSPVYVNMVKAGESGGLLDQVLDRLATQQEKDAEIVGKVRGAMIYPAVITSVTVAAFFFLMVVIVPKLSAIFEGLGGELPIYTKIMLLISSSLINYGLFLLAGLVVMVVLFIRFVRTPSGKRVFDRFLLRLPIFGQIIVKVNIARFARTFGSLMSSGLSVLDALQSTATALNNTVFQDGLKEVAKEVKAGKPISETIAKNEVFPPIVAQMLAVGEETGQLDSILIKLAEFYEKEVDAVIAGLTSIIEPILILVLGGMVGFIVISVFGPLSSLNEAI
- a CDS encoding prepilin-type N-terminal cleavage/methylation domain-containing protein, producing the protein MKKLLRKQGGFTLLELLIVIVIIGILAVLIIPNLTSGPKRARDSQRKSDLRNVKTALETYYNDYSAYPSGDYNGLESKLETDYIKDLPKDPKNSGTLIYTYTPSGCTGTTCTGYELKAHFENAKDGQADANGDYTISSAN